The Pedobacter frigiditerrae genomic sequence GATTAACAATATTTCCCAAGAAGATTTAGCAAAGTTTGAAAAAGAAGGTTCAATCGCAATACTCAATACCCAATACTCAATACTGTTAAGTGACGTTGAGATAATCGCAGAAGATATTCCAGGCTGGCAAGTGACTAATATGGGCAACTTAACAGTGGCTTTAGATATTAGCATTACAACAGAGTTGAAACAGGAAGGATTATCGAGAGAGTTGATTAATAGAATTCAGAATTTCAGAAAAGAGTTAAATTTTGAGGTAACAGACCGCATTACTGTAAATTTACAGTATGATAATTTAATAGCAGATGCAGTAGCGCAAAACAAAGCCTACATTTGCGCAGAAATTTTAGCGGATGATATTATATTGTCAGACACAATAGATAATGGAAACAAAATCGTAATCGAAGATGTTGAACTACAACTTTTGATTGCTAAACAATAAAGTAAGGAACCAAATGATTTGTACTTAGTGGATAAATCATCATGTATAAACTAAGACCGAAAAGAAAATTATTAATAAAATGGAAAAAACTGAAAAAACCCGCTATTCAGACAGTGAACTACAAGAATTTAAAGAGCTAATCCAAGGAAAATTAAAAAGTTCAAGAGAAGAGTTTCTTTCACTTACTTCGTCATTAAGCAGTCCAAATTCTCATGGAACTGAAGATACTTCTGGTGCTTACAAAACCTTAGAAGATGGTTCTGCAACATTAGAAAAAGAACAAATCAATCAGCTAGCTGCTCGTCAGAAGAAATTTATCGATAACCTAGAGGCAGCTTTAGTACGTATCGAAAATAAAACTTACGGAATTTGCAGAGAGACTGGAAAATTAATCCAGAAAGAACGCTTACGTGCTGTACCTCATGCAACGTTAAGCATGGAAGCTAAATTGAAACAAGGTTAATGAAAGGCTATACTAAACCCTTAATACTTATAATTTTAGTACTTATTGCTGATCAGGCTTCAAAAACTTGGGTTAAAACCAATATGAGCCTGCAACAAGAGTTTAAAATTATAGGCGACTGGTTCATCATCCACTTTACCGAAAATAACGGTATGGCATTTGGATTAGAATTTGGTGGCGAATTTGGTAAGCTAGCACTTTCTTTATTTAGAGTTTTTGCTGTTGCTGGTATCGGATACGGTTTACACCATCTAATTAAACACAAATACCACCGTGGGTTAATTTTAAACGTTGCCTTAATTTTTGCAGGTGCCGTTGGAAACATCATCGATTCTGTATTTTATGGCAAAATTTATGGCTACGCTGGTTGGCTGCATGGTCAAGTAGTTGACATGCTTTATTTTCCTATCATAAAAGGTACATTTCCATCTTGGTTTCCATTTTGGGCAAATGAACCATTTGAATTTTTCCGTCCGGTATTTAACCTAGCAGACGCAGCGATTTCTGTTGGTGTGATTGCTATTTTAATCTTCCAAAAAAGTTATTTTAAGGAAGAGGTCAAAGATGAAATTGGAATTAATAATGAAACCGTAGAAGATTAGAACAAATAATTTTAATTTTTTTAGCCATCCTGATTATTCGGGATGGCTTTTTTGTTTTAGATGATTATATTTGATTTATAACCAAATCTAAAACTGATGAAGAAATCAATCCTAATTCTTACACTATTCATTTTAATTAGCACTTCCTTAACCTTTGCACAAAAAAGCTTATTTGACGGCAAATCATTGGCTGGCTGGCACAGCGATGTTCCAGCAAAGGATAAAGACCCAAATATTAAACCTTCCTTTATAATTCGTGATGGAATGCTGGTAAGCTTAGGTGACCCAAGAGGCCATTTAATTACTGATGCAGTTTATCAAAACTATCGTTTAGAGGTTGAATATCGTTTTGCAGGAAAA encodes the following:
- a CDS encoding TraR/DksA family transcriptional regulator gives rise to the protein MEKTEKTRYSDSELQEFKELIQGKLKSSREEFLSLTSSLSSPNSHGTEDTSGAYKTLEDGSATLEKEQINQLAARQKKFIDNLEAALVRIENKTYGICRETGKLIQKERLRAVPHATLSMEAKLKQG
- a CDS encoding lipoprotein signal peptidase, yielding MKGYTKPLILIILVLIADQASKTWVKTNMSLQQEFKIIGDWFIIHFTENNGMAFGLEFGGEFGKLALSLFRVFAVAGIGYGLHHLIKHKYHRGLILNVALIFAGAVGNIIDSVFYGKIYGYAGWLHGQVVDMLYFPIIKGTFPSWFPFWANEPFEFFRPVFNLADAAISVGVIAILIFQKSYFKEEVKDEIGINNETVED